A window of the Phaseolus vulgaris cultivar G19833 chromosome 5, P. vulgaris v2.0, whole genome shotgun sequence genome harbors these coding sequences:
- the LOC137834120 gene encoding uncharacterized protein, with translation MVELQRSGEESSPHSISAILQGLQEEVFQDMTLNVERKKKLVDLLAKRRAAVVDVGTSTPTTLPSPATYAPNSSAPAHVDKRKGVVVETSSKDEDTGSGLVFKRHRAEDVQDSQVETTKLREELALQAKALSNRETTMYQELANLRKLEKEVKRLLFEKSQEALESESKILLLCNKVVELEEKVKEVQAKMAKLEERVTQRKVQLGQVEGELAEKVELFKKTEEELNNDVVDAYGEGFQDAMAQFAWVHPEVDLSPFAESKCVVDGQLVPRE, from the exons ATGGTTGAGCTTCAACGGAGTGGCGAGGAGAGTTCTCCTCACTCTATttcagcaatcctacaagggcTTCAAGAAGAAGTTTTTCAAG ACATGACTCTTAACGTGGAGAGGAAGAAAAAGTTGGTCGATCTACTCGCCAAGCGCAGGGCTGCTGTTGTCGATGTGGGCACTTCAACCCCTACAACCCTTCCTTCCCCTGCTACCTACGCGCCAAACTCATCAGCACCAGCTCATGTTGACAAACGAAAGGGGGTGGTGGTGGAGACAAGCTCAAAGGACGAGGACACCGGCTCGGGCCTTGTATTCAAGAGGCACAGG GCGGAAGACGTACAAGACTCGCAGGTTGAGACAACGAAGCTGAGGGAAGAGCTAGCTCTCCAAGCCAAGGCCCTCTCCAATCGTGAAACGACCATGTATCAGGAGCTGGCGAATCTTCGTAAATTAGAGAAGGAGGTCAAGAGGCTTCTCTTTGAAAAGTCCCAGGAAGCCCTTGAATCTGAATCGAAGATCTTGCTTCTCTGCAACAAGGTGGTCGAACTGGAGGAGAAGGTAAAGGAGGTGCAGGCCAAAATGGCCAAGCTAGAGGAGAGGGTCACCCAACGCAAAGTCCAACTGGGGCAAGTGGAGGGGGAGCTGGCTGAGAAGGTCGAACTCTTCAAGAAGACAGAAGAGGAACTCAACAATGACGTCGTTGATGCTTATGGCGAGGGGTTCCAAGATGCCATGGCTCAGTTTGCCTGGGTGCATCCTGAGGTGGATCTTTCCCCTTTCGCAGAGTCGAAGTGTGTTGTTGATGGGCAACTCGTGCCCAGGGAGTAA